CGGCGCTCGCGTATTTGTTCCAGGGGCAGACCGCGAGACAGTCGTCACAGCCATAGATGCGATTGCCAATCTTGGCGCGAAATTCGAGGGGTATAGGGCCCTTGTGCTCGATCGTCAGATAGGAAATGCAGCGCCGCGCATCGAGGCGGTAAGGCGCTGGGAAGGCCGCCGTGGGACAAACCTCAAGACATTTGCTGCACGAGCCGCAATGATCGCGCTCTAGCGGATCGGGTTCGAGGCGAAGAGTCGTGAAGATTGCGCCCAGAAAAAGCCACGAGCCGAAATCGCGCGACACGAGATTCGTGTGTTTGCCTTGCCAGCCGACGCCGGCCGTCTGCGCGAGCGGCTTTTCCATGACGGGCGCGGTGTCGACGAAGACCTTGGCGTCGCCGCCGCCGGCGCGGCTGAGGATGAATCCGGCGAGCTGTTTCAACCGGCCCTTGAGGACGTCGTGATAGTCGCGGTTGCGCGCATAGACGGAGATCGTCGCGCAGTCCGGTTTCGTCAGCGAAGCGAGCGGATCTCCGTCCGGCCCATAGTTCAGGCCGAGCATGACGAGACTTGCCGCCTCGGGCCAGAGCGCGCGCGGCGCGGCCCGCCGCTCGGCCGTCTCGCGCATCCAGGCCATGTCGCCGTGCGCGCCGTCCCGCAGCCATTCGCGCAACCGATCGCCCTGCTCCGGCGCGACATCCGCCCGCGCGAAGCGGCAGACGTCAAAGCCAAGCTCGAACGCACGGGCGCGAATGTCCTCCTCCAGCGCCGGAGCCGCAGGCCGTCGAACATCATAACCTGCCGGCGAAGCCATCGATGACTTCGGGACAAGCGCCTGCATGTCAGCAGGGCGCTCGTAGAGGGATCGAGACGATGAACTCGGTCCCTGGATCGTGCTTTTTCATTTCGATCGTCGCACTGAGTTGACGCGTAAATGACGCAACGATCCGCATGCCGAGCCCTTTTCGATTGCGAGGGTCGACGTCATCGGGCATTCCAGCGCCTTCGTCGCGCACGGAAACGATGAAATTCTCGCTGCCCTGGCGCGCGACCTTCACCGAAATGATTCCCGATTGGCTTTCATAGGCGTATTTCGCCGCATTGGCGATGAACTCGTTGACGATCAGCGCGGTCGAAACCGCCCGGTCGGTTGCGATGACGATTCCTTCATCGATCTCGGTGCGCATGTCGCATTGCGCGACGCTTTCATCCAAATCATGACACAGCGCTTCGATGTATTTGCCAACGTCCATGCACTCGACGTCGGAGCCGCGGGACAGCTGATCATGCGCCTTTGCGATCGCATCGACGCGGTGAGAGGCTTCGTTGAGAAGTTCGGACACCTGTTCGTCGCCGGCGTCGTTGGCTTGCAGGCGGAGCATGCTGCCGACGATGGAAAGGCTGTTCTTCACGCGATGATTCATTTCTTTGAGCAGCGCTTCGTTGCGCGCGAGCGCCGCTCTAAGTTTGCGCTCTTCCCGCTCGCGTTCGATCGCCATGCCAAGAAGATTCGCCGCGCCCTGCAGAAAAGCGATGTCCTGCTCAACGAACTCGGTCGGCGAGCGGCTGTCGACTTCGAGGATGCCATAAGGTTTTCCGTCACCCTGCAGGATCACGTTCATTGCCCGGCGAACACCGTGCTGACGTAGCAATTCGGGAGTTCTGAACCGCGTCTCCTTTTCAAGGTGATTGGAGATGACCGGTTGGCCGCTGCGTAATGCGTATCCAGCAGGCGAGTCGAGATCCGCGCCGACTTTCGCGACGCCCACAACGCCGCGACTCCAGCCGACGCCGGCGCGCACCAGAAACTGGTTCTCGGACGGAAGCAGCTCCAGCACCTTGCAGAATTCCGCATCCAATCCTTGCGCCGTGAGTCGTACTGTGTCCGTCAGAAGCTGATCGAGCGAAGCGCCTTGGAGGGCGGAAACGCCGAGCTCCGCCAATATCTCCTGCTGCCGAATGCGCTGCTGCAGTCCGCGCGACGGATCGCCGGCTTTGGCGGGTTTCGACTCAACCTTTTCGCTCTCGCGCTCGTTGGGTGCGCTCATACGATGGTCCCGTATTGCGGCTACTTGCCTCACTCCATCCGATAGGTGTCAAGCGCGGCCGCAGTGCGGGTTGTTAAAGCGGCGCTTGAGTCTCGCATCTGGCGCCGCCGACCACTCCGCGACGCTTAGAAATCCAGTTCCGCATAATATCGGCCCGGCGTAAGTCCCGGGGCCCGATAAGACAGCAGCGGACGAAACGCGGGGCGTGACTTGATTCGTTGATACCAGTGCTTCGCCGCCTCATCCTCGTCCCACGGCGCATCGCCAAGATAATCGGCGCAGGAGATATGCGCGGCCGCTGCGAAATCGGCATACGTCAAACGATCGCCCGCGAGCCAGTTGCGCGCATTGGTGAGATAGCCAATGTAGCGCATATGGTGCCGGATGTTGGCGCGCGCCACACGCACCACGTCCATATCGGGCGCGCCGCCCGGAGGCGCAAAGCGCTTGTAGACCTTCTCCGTGATCAGCCAGTTGGTGACCTCGTCGAAAAACTTGACGTTGAACCAGTCGACAAGTCGACGCGTTTCGATGCGCGCCGCCATTTCCTGCGGCAGGAGCCGTTGCGCGCCACGTTCGGCGCCATAGGTCTCGTCGATATATTCGGCGATGAGATTGGCGCCGGGCGCGACAAGGCCGTTGTCGTCAACGAAAACCGGCGTGCGTCCGGCAGCGTCAAGCGCGAGAAATTCTGGGCGGCGGTCGCTCACGCGCTCCTCGATGAGCGTTGCGTCTATTCCATATTCGGAGAGGACGAGCCGGACAAATCGCGAATGGGGGCAGAGCGGGTGATGATAAAGCGTGGGCATGATGCCTTTTCGAGCGGACGCGAGGCGACGGTCGGGCGCCGCCTTCTGTATGCTGGTTCGGGTTAACGCCGCTAGCCGGCGGTTTTACGGCTTTGATGAGCTTTTTAGCGCGCAGCTTTTGCTAGGATATGCCATGATTCGTTTGCTCTTCGCACTTTCGCTCGGCCTGATGCTGTTCGCGGCCGCGGGGAACGCCGATACGCTGAAGGACGGCGTTCCAAATCTCTCCGTCATTGGCGAGGCTTACGAGGATGTTGCGCCCGACGTGGCGATCTTGCGGTTCGGCGTCGTCACCGAACGGCCGCTGGCCGCCGACGCCGCGGCGGAAAATGCGCGCGCGGTCGAAGCTATTCTCTCCGAACTCAAAAAATTTGGCGTTCCCGACGCTGAAGTGCAGACGCAAGGCGTAACGCTCGCGCCCGTCACCGTCGAAGAGCGAGACCCCAAGACGGGCAAACCCAAGACATCACAAAAGTTTTTCCGCGCACGAAACGATCTGAGCGTGCGCGTGACGCAGATCGAAAAGGCCGGCGAGATCGCCGGCCGTCTGATCGACAAGGGCGTTAACAGCTTCGAAGGCATCGATTTCGAAATCGCGCATCCCAAGCAACGGCTTGACGCATTGCGGCGCGAAGCGGTCAAGGATGCGGAGCGGCAGGCGAAGATCTATGCGGAGGCGGCTGGATTGCGGCTGTCCCGCGTGATCGAAATTCGTCCGCTCGAGGAGATCGACGCGCGTCCGCGCGCCTATGCGGCGAAGGCCGCCGGGGCTCCCGGAGCCGCCGAGATTCCTTTGCGTCCCGGGCTGCAGCGTCTCTCGGCGCGCGTGAACATGGTCTGGGGACTCTCGCGCTAGTTCCCTCTGCCTGTTGAAGCGGCGAAAGCCCGCGCTGCTGCTCGCAATTTGCTCGCCTGAAGCCGTATCGCGCTGCACAATTTCACGCTAAGCTCGCGTTCGCGACTGGTGGGGCCGCAATGTGAGGGGTCGCGGATGGCGCATGTCATCTTTTACGAAAAGCCGG
This window of the Methylocystis hirsuta genome carries:
- the queG gene encoding tRNA epoxyqueuosine(34) reductase QueG — encoded protein: MASPAGYDVRRPAAPALEEDIRARAFELGFDVCRFARADVAPEQGDRLREWLRDGAHGDMAWMRETAERRAAPRALWPEAASLVMLGLNYGPDGDPLASLTKPDCATISVYARNRDYHDVLKGRLKQLAGFILSRAGGGDAKVFVDTAPVMEKPLAQTAGVGWQGKHTNLVSRDFGSWLFLGAIFTTLRLEPDPLERDHCGSCSKCLEVCPTAAFPAPYRLDARRCISYLTIEHKGPIPLEFRAKIGNRIYGCDDCLAVCPWNKYASAGREAKLAARPEFGSPPLAELARLDDAAFRALFSGSPIKRVGRDRFLRNVLIAIGNSARPELAAEAERLIEDAAAIVRGAAVWALGRLAPTRAAELRPHRLAAEPDAAVRQEWRQTP
- a CDS encoding sensor histidine kinase, with product MSAPNERESEKVESKPAKAGDPSRGLQQRIRQQEILAELGVSALQGASLDQLLTDTVRLTAQGLDAEFCKVLELLPSENQFLVRAGVGWSRGVVGVAKVGADLDSPAGYALRSGQPVISNHLEKETRFRTPELLRQHGVRRAMNVILQGDGKPYGILEVDSRSPTEFVEQDIAFLQGAANLLGMAIEREREERKLRAALARNEALLKEMNHRVKNSLSIVGSMLRLQANDAGDEQVSELLNEASHRVDAIAKAHDQLSRGSDVECMDVGKYIEALCHDLDESVAQCDMRTEIDEGIVIATDRAVSTALIVNEFIANAAKYAYESQSGIISVKVARQGSENFIVSVRDEGAGMPDDVDPRNRKGLGMRIVASFTRQLSATIEMKKHDPGTEFIVSIPLRAPC
- a CDS encoding glutathione S-transferase family protein, translating into MPTLYHHPLCPHSRFVRLVLSEYGIDATLIEERVSDRRPEFLALDAAGRTPVFVDDNGLVAPGANLIAEYIDETYGAERGAQRLLPQEMAARIETRRLVDWFNVKFFDEVTNWLITEKVYKRFAPPGGAPDMDVVRVARANIRHHMRYIGYLTNARNWLAGDRLTYADFAAAAHISCADYLGDAPWDEDEAAKHWYQRIKSRPAFRPLLSYRAPGLTPGRYYAELDF
- a CDS encoding SIMPL domain-containing protein; this encodes MIRLLFALSLGLMLFAAAGNADTLKDGVPNLSVIGEAYEDVAPDVAILRFGVVTERPLAADAAAENARAVEAILSELKKFGVPDAEVQTQGVTLAPVTVEERDPKTGKPKTSQKFFRARNDLSVRVTQIEKAGEIAGRLIDKGVNSFEGIDFEIAHPKQRLDALRREAVKDAERQAKIYAEAAGLRLSRVIEIRPLEEIDARPRAYAAKAAGAPGAAEIPLRPGLQRLSARVNMVWGLSR